One part of the Desulfonema ishimotonii genome encodes these proteins:
- a CDS encoding PilZ domain-containing protein: MKQEKAFVHDDCVAVITCPDCHIARRVDVRRYRNIRQSVRLKCRCGCGCRFNITLERRQSFRKEVFLSGQFLPENGSQKLLMTIKDISKSGIAFRLSRQTDFSIRDRGVVEFHLDDMTHTLVRKTVEIRSVSGLSIGAVFCPPDPAEWVDTGDRELGNYLLACPRKKPKWYHP; the protein is encoded by the coding sequence ATGAAGCAGGAAAAAGCGTTTGTTCATGACGACTGTGTGGCCGTCATCACCTGTCCCGACTGTCACATCGCACGCCGGGTGGATGTCCGCCGGTACAGAAATATCCGCCAGTCCGTCCGCCTGAAGTGCCGTTGCGGCTGCGGGTGCCGCTTTAATATCACCCTGGAGCGGCGGCAATCTTTCAGAAAAGAGGTGTTTCTGTCCGGTCAGTTCCTGCCGGAGAACGGATCTCAGAAGCTCCTGATGACGATAAAAGACATCTCCAAAAGCGGCATTGCATTCCGACTCAGCCGCCAGACGGATTTCAGCATCCGGGACCGGGGCGTTGTGGAATTTCATCTGGACGACATGACCCATACCCTTGTCCGGAAAACGGTGGAAATCCGCTCCGTATCCGGCCTCAGCATCGGCGCGGTCTTCTGTCCGCCGGACCCGGCTGAGTGGGTCGATACCGGAGACCGGGAGCTGGGCAACTATCTGCTTGCCTGCCCCCGGAAAAAACCGAAATGGTATCACCCGTAA